In the Borrelia turicatae 91E135 genome, one interval contains:
- the proS gene encoding proline--tRNA ligase has product MGNFISSKEEEFSKWYLDIVQKAKLVDYSPIKGCMVIMPYGYAIWEQIKSILDNKFKETGHENAYFPLLIPYEFLEREKEHVKGFSPELAVITTAGGEELAEPLVLRPTSETIIWNMYSKWIKSYRDLPVKINQWANIVRWEKRTRPFLRTTEFLWQEGHTAHETAGEALEETLFILNLYKRFIEDYLAIPVFCGQKTEREKFAGAVSTYTIEALMQDKKALQAGTSHYLGLNFAKAFDVKFQNKKGEMDYVFATSWGVSTRLIGALIMVHSDSKGLILPPKIAPIEIIIVPIFKRDDEVNKKIIEYATTIFNILKEAKFRVELDRDIKNSPGFRFAAVELKGIPIRIEVGSNDILMDCVTVARRDQDKNSKYQVSVKELPSKMRHELETMQCELFNRALKFRNLHTKEIIGFKENDYDTFKTYINEHLGFVLSSWCGNEVCEESIKNDTKATIRCIPEDFQNRSLNNLTCIYCNTTAKHLVLFARSY; this is encoded by the coding sequence ATGGGTAATTTTATTTCTTCAAAGGAAGAGGAATTTTCTAAGTGGTACTTAGATATAGTACAAAAGGCAAAACTTGTTGATTATAGTCCTATTAAAGGTTGTATGGTTATTATGCCTTATGGGTATGCTATTTGGGAACAAATTAAGAGCATACTTGATAATAAATTTAAAGAAACAGGGCATGAGAATGCATATTTCCCATTGCTTATTCCTTATGAGTTTTTGGAGAGAGAAAAAGAACATGTTAAGGGATTCTCACCGGAACTTGCTGTTATAACAACTGCTGGTGGTGAAGAATTAGCAGAGCCTTTGGTTTTAAGACCCACTTCTGAGACAATTATTTGGAACATGTATAGCAAATGGATAAAATCTTATAGAGATTTGCCTGTTAAAATAAATCAATGGGCAAATATTGTCCGTTGGGAAAAAAGAACAAGACCATTCCTTCGTACCACTGAATTTTTATGGCAAGAAGGTCATACTGCACATGAAACTGCTGGAGAAGCTTTGGAAGAGACTTTGTTTATTTTAAACCTTTATAAGCGGTTTATTGAAGATTACTTAGCTATTCCTGTATTTTGTGGACAAAAGACAGAAAGAGAAAAATTTGCAGGTGCTGTGTCTACTTACACAATTGAAGCATTAATGCAAGATAAGAAAGCTTTGCAAGCAGGAACATCTCATTATTTGGGATTAAATTTTGCCAAGGCTTTTGATGTTAAGTTCCAAAATAAGAAAGGTGAGATGGATTATGTTTTTGCTACTAGTTGGGGAGTTTCGACTAGGTTAATTGGGGCATTGATTATGGTTCATTCTGATAGTAAGGGTTTAATATTGCCACCAAAGATAGCACCAATTGAAATTATTATTGTTCCTATTTTTAAAAGAGATGATGAAGTTAATAAAAAAATTATTGAGTATGCTACTACTATTTTTAATATCTTAAAAGAAGCAAAGTTTAGAGTTGAGCTTGATAGAGATATCAAAAATTCGCCAGGATTTAGATTTGCTGCTGTGGAACTTAAAGGAATCCCAATACGAATTGAGGTAGGTTCTAATGATATTCTTATGGACTGTGTCACTGTTGCAAGAAGGGATCAAGATAAAAACTCTAAGTATCAAGTATCAGTTAAAGAGTTGCCATCAAAAATGAGACATGAGCTTGAAACTATGCAATGTGAATTATTTAATAGAGCATTAAAGTTTAGAAATTTGCATACCAAAGAAATTATTGGGTTTAAAGAGAATGACTATGATACTTTTAAGACTTATATCAATGAGCATTTAGGATTTGTACTCTCTTCATGGTGTGGAAATGAAGTGTGTGAAGAGAGTATTAAAAATGATACAAAAGCTACAATACGATGCATTCCTGAAGATTTTCAAAATAGGTCTTTAAATAATTTAACTTGTATTTATTGCAATACAACAGCCAAGCATCTTGTTTTATTTGCAAGATCTTATTAA